The region AGAGATATTGACACAAAGATGCTTCATAGAGGACACAGAAAGGAACATTAGGCCAAACAAGGCCTGAACCCCTGTGTAATAGTAAAGATATAATGAATGGTTACAGAAATGTAACGGTAAATCTATCAgagcaaataattaaatgagTCGGGCATGTTTAGGTTGATAAACCTATTACTGATTCTACCCATGGTTTGCCAGATATGTGGCATACTGGCAAAATTTGGTCACAACACTGGACTTCATAGATGAACTTCTCCCACTCATATGCTAACCTGCACGATCTACCCTTTTGCTTCAGAGAAGTACAGTTTGGTCATATGATCCAACTAATGTTTACACTTAAGGAATGTGTATCCAACTCATGCATTCTTAGTgaggcataaaataaataagcaataaaataaactctgttccaagaacaaaaacattaattattcatttattattaattgttttaaatcaaAACTATATTCCATTTTGGTGTACATAATAGTAACACTTGTAAAACCCATTTAagcttaaaagtaaaaaaaattagctATTTGTTTTAAGTAATGTGCAGGCATACATTTGTGTAAATCATTTGGAGGGGGTAAGGCAATGGATACAAtgctttgaaatattttcacttttagtGAAAGTCACCACCCTCATTTCGTGACTGATGAGTGACTCGTTTAGTTCAAAATTTAACCTACTTCATTGGATGTTTAACAGAAAATGGTGGCTGCTTTGAGAATACAGGTCAGACCTAGCCTTCTCTGGAATACATTTTGTACAATTTGAAGTTGTTCCAAAAACATTATTGGAATGATCATGATTTTTGCATgtcaacaagtcaaaacaagttAAAAGTACAGCAAAGATACATGGTTAAAAAGAATTGAAATAATGTACAGTTACACAGATAAATGAGTGGTCTCTTAATACTTCATTCTTGAATCATCCCTTTCTTTCTGAACTGTTctcaaaaaaatacaatgcaataagCCAATTAATACTGCATGGCAGTTCCTTGAAATACGTGTTCATAGTACAAGTATGCCTTCTGTAACATCTGGAAATACTAACAAGGGAAAAATGCGTTGCAGTTCATCATCAATATAAGACCTGGAATAAACAGTTCTAAAAATGATATGTGAAAATGTTGCCAACAGTACAggtaaagtaataataatagtaaaaatagTTACTTTCacaaataatatgaaaagtaaCTGTGGATGTTGATGTCAAATATCTGAGTGAAGTTGAAGCGTagtgaaataaaaagctgtGATCAAATCAAATAAGataaatttattaaatgcaaGAATACAAATCAAATGATTTTACACATACTTCTTAGCACCAGGGACGTCTAGCTATACTAGAAGCTCTTTATTTAGAAAAGAAGATTTAGTTTAAATATATAACATGAGGCCAAACATTCTGGAGTGTCATTTACGGTAGGATTCATTCTGACTGATTTGAGTTTAAAATTGTAAAGACTCAAATATTTTTGAACTACcttatttcagaattttaaatatatttttattaaatgtattaatattttaataataaattatgtcTTTTGtgataatcattttaattattttaagtaattttgcatttgtggGCAATCtctatttaataataaaataaatatttatagcatataaatattttacctgAACAGTAACGTAAATAATATTGTGACCAGAGGAAATCACTTTTCATTGTGGCTCAATTGGTATAAACTGCAGAAAAGTATCTCTGTTGTACATAGATTGCAAAGGAATAATAAAATAGGGATAAGACAgctgtgcagtgggtagcactgggTTCAAATTCTgactggggcctttctgtgtggaattttcatgttctcctcatgtctgcgtgggtttcctctgggtactccggtttcgtcccacagtacaaagacatgcaggtggcTAACTGaaaactctaaattgcccataggtatgagtgtgtgagtgaatggtgtgtgtgccctatgATAGATCAGCagcctgtccaaggtgtattcctgaATCTCGTCCAATGCATGCTCCAAGATCTATGTTTTATCATCCCTGGTTTTAATTCCCCAGAGGATACCAGGGAGCACAACAAGGAATTTGGAAAGGACAACGCAGTGAAGTCAAGGAAACAACTGGAAACAGCCAATACTGCACatttttgagggaaaaaatgtttgattcACTCGGAAACCCCTGTACAATCAgaatattttcagttaaataGAATTAGTCCTTCATATTTTAATCCTTTAGCTGTGATAGTGACTTTTCTCATGTATAACTGTTTTTGATTAGAGAAACGACAGCTGTCATCCCCATTTTATTACCTCTGTTGTATATCAAAGGTGTCATGTAAGAGCTCTAACAGCTACACTCCATGGCTTACAATTATATCTTAGTTCATTTTTTGgagtttttaaacattatttcagtttaagtgATTCAATTTAGTTCACAGTTATGaagtataaatatacatatttatatcatACAAGTAGTTTATTCTGAATTCTCAAGTGGCACAAGCATTCAATTTCCAAGAACCAGAGAGTTGTGGTAACATTACTGAGTAAGTGTTTCCTATTTCCAGAAAATGTCGAGCTATTGAGCAATAAAGCAGGAGCTACATCGGTTGCAGAGATAAACAGCAAATATTAGTGGAGTGTGTTTGACTGTCAATTTTATAAATTctattaataaattattattattattattattattattataataataataataataataataataataaacaattaaaatgtcagctTTTTTACACActaataaaattgtaaaacacaaaatgtaatgggctgcaattaaaaaatgctgatttctgaaagtcctgtaaaaaaaatcaccaataGCCCCATatatcagccattttaaatctgGCAGGTCATCAGAAGCTTctataaatatctaaaataaacTTCATTGCACTGTCTGAAccagtcaaaaacaaaaaacattgtttacGGAAACCCTTGTTGTTGGGCTCCATAAAAAGACAatagtgtttctgtttttttttgttgactgtAAATGTTGATATCTTGATGTTCTGAGCAGCAGCTTCACCCCTTTGATacgtacatacagtatatgcaaaatattgtcattatataaataaaactccTCCATCAAGGGAGGGTGGTGGTGAGCCAATTAAAAAaggatgagaaaaaaacataaaccaaataatatttttttttaatcctgaaaGTTCCAAGTTTCTAGTTTCTGTTAAGCTAGCCAAATATAAAACTCTAAAGATTTTGTACAAAACTCCAGTCTTTGAGGGCATGATTGGTTGATTATCTtaaccattatttttttatcctcaTACTTGATATTCTGGATTTTCAACATGGGCCTTGGAAAATAGCTTGCATTCCAATCTGAGCAgttttgcatgtctgtgctACCTGTAAGGCTGGTAGAGCTTGCGCAGCTCATTCCAAAACAGTAAAGACAGGATGGTGTGGGGCCCCAAACGAAAGTAGGAGGCCCCAATGCCCTTATATAGCCCAGTCAATCCTTCTTTCTTCAGGGTCTTGGAGAAGCAGTCTGAAAATCCCCTATAAATCTTCCCCTGTGGATACAAGTAACACAGTCAGCCAAAGGGAGATGCATGCGAGtatgtgcgtggtgtgtgcgcCCGTTAGAGGAGCTGTATTAATTAACCCCTCTGTCCCCAGCCCTGCCACCCCCGTCCAATTTCTAACCATTCACACAAAATCAAGGTAACGTCAGCTATTCAAAAACAtaattccccccctccccccgagaCAATGAAGAGATTTTAGGGTTTTTTACAAAGAATTACCTGGCCCAGCTGATCCACCGGCTGGTTGTACAGACGCGTGCTGACCACGTCGAAGGGCGTCATagccagcaccaccaccacactgCTCATCATTCCAGCGCTCAGCGCTATAAGCCAGCTGCCCTCTGCAAACACCTGCGAAGATGGAGGTGCTCCTGAGCTGACCGGGAATCCCACACCAGTCACCCTTCAAGTATGTTGTGCGCAAACCCTGAATCagttttcctctccctctgtcacagcAGTGACTGTGCCTGGCTGAAAGCCTCCAAACAGACAGGAGAAAGGCAGGCTCCACAGGTAGGAGTGTCTATTGCCTCAGGCCTTTTACAGGAGAACAGAGTCGCTGAATATTAATCTTGTTGCCTCAACGTTGTGCCACCGGTTCTAGATCCTCCTTAAGGCATGTTGGCGGGCatccaaaaatcttttttttttctggaaagatCACCATTGGCTGGCGCCTGTATTCACCCAATGACCAGTTCATTTTGTCATGCATCTAATTAGTAGAATGGCAGCTTTGCAGCAGGTACAGTCAAACATGTGCACTGCTTAGAAATGTAGGGGGCTGTGGTCGGACCATCATTGGGTTCTGGTTGATAAGGTAAATCAGTATGATGGTTCTTTGCACTTTGTGTGGAAGCCAGTCTCCCATGCAGGAGAGAAGCTTTCTGGCTTTAACCATTGATCCTACGTTAACCTTAAACTGTACAGACCAAGAGGTTTTGCTGACACAGGGAGGCCTGAAAGCATTAAGTTGTTAAACTGCTGGGGAAAGGACACTATACACACTAATATCTTCTTTCAGTGAGCAAGCAAATGGCCCTGACATTAGATGGAGGCTGCACCCAATAGTTTACCATCCCAGAAACTGCTTTAAAACATCTGCTTCCCAAATGAATTGTAATGTATTTTCCATGCAGGCATAAATGCGTTGGTTGTTCGTTGGTTTTGGTTGACACATAGTATAGTATGCAAACAGGTTGCTATTCCACCGCGCCCTTCGTTTaatataaagcaaataaaacacttttaaaagtaaaaagtttttcttttaaaaactagTTTTGAGCATCTCAAAACCAATGTGTCAAAACCATCCCACATCCTGTCTCTCCCTTACCTGCAGGTCAGTGATTAATTCTTTGGAAGAAGAGAAGGTACAGAGCTGGGCGGCTGACCCCACGCTGACCCTGGGCACTGCTGCACTCGAACCCCTCCACAGCCCCAGAATGCCGTGCTCCCGGTGGATGCCCGCGAAGGCGTGGAACATCCCCTATGGCGGGAATGGACGGGGTtttaatgtgtgagagagaaaggctgaTTAATTTATCAGCTATTATCTTATAggagacagaagaagaaaaaacccttACCCGGTGTTTGTACTGGTGTCCTACTGCAATGGAAGAGGTGGCCTGGCTCTGAAGGTGAGTCTTTACCTGTAAAGCACAGAAAGACCATTTATACACACTCGTAGTACTGTGAAGTAAcatctccctttctttctccagcATAGCATTACACCAAAACTGACCTTATTTAAGTGAAGAATAACACTTAAAAAGGGATTAAAGCTTTACAGCAGCTTACAAAAGTTCCTATTCAGTTTAGTTTGGTTAACAGCCTAATTGCTTTCCTTGATAAAACATGCTTGGGCTAGATCGGTATGTTAATATTGGGGGGCACATTAAACCTGACAAAGCACAACATTAAATCAATCTGTATTCCAggtcaatattttcattttctaacTAAATACAACTGATTCGCTcagttttcacatttaatatGCAGTTGAAAGTAAAACATATGTAGTGTCTTTTATACACAACAATAACAGTatgtatttaatacattttgggtCAGTTTTAtggacacagattaagcctagtcctaaattcaattttaaatggtgaTTATCCATACAAAACTCAATTTAGTCCAGGACTGAGCTtaatctgtgtttgtgaaaCCGGCCCTTTATGTGGCTTTTCGAGGTGGAATATAAGGTGAAGTCATTCATGTGCCATAGCTAGGGCTACTGGTTTGTCTTCACTTTAGTACCCTACCAACAAGAGGTTGGTTTTAAATTAGAACCACAGTTGTACCAGTGAAAGTCAAGTAAGCCATTATAAGGCTGagcaataagaaaaaaacagtccgagaaataggccaaaccttaggcttaccaaaatcaactgtttggatcattattaagaagaaagacagcATTGGTGATCTCAGTAAATGGAAAGCGCCTGGTAAGCTatggaagacctctacagttgatgactgaagaattctcaccataatgaagaaaacccccaaaTACCTGTCCAACAGACCAggttcaggaggcaggcatggatgtgtcagtggcTACTGTCTGCGGtagacttcatgaacagaactacagaggctagattgc is a window of Anguilla rostrata isolate EN2019 chromosome 9, ASM1855537v3, whole genome shotgun sequence DNA encoding:
- the slc25a35 gene encoding solute carrier family 25 member 35; this translates as MDFILSGTAACGACLFTNPLEVVKTRMQLQGELKSRGSYQVYYRNVFHAFYTIGKVDGIAGLQKGLAPGLLYQFFMNGVRLGSYAFIESSGYIHTDGRVSAAKSTVAGAVAGVVGAVMGSPIYLVKTHLQSQATSSIAVGHQYKHRGMFHAFAGIHREHGILGLWRGSSAAVPRVSVGSAAQLCTFSSSKELITDLQVFAEGSWLIALSAGMMSSVVVVLAMTPFDVVSTRLYNQPVDQLGQGKIYRGFSDCFSKTLKKEGLTGLYKGIGASYFRLGPHTILSLLFWNELRKLYQPYR